One genomic window of Magnolia sinica isolate HGM2019 chromosome 3, MsV1, whole genome shotgun sequence includes the following:
- the LOC131240001 gene encoding receptor protein kinase-like protein ZAR1: MKNSHFLLILFIIILANPTFSLTSDGLSLLALKSAVDSTSSSGPQSPPFSDWNENDTTPCRWSGISCMNISSSPRVVAISIPSQNVSGYIPSELGSLVFLRRINLHGNLFRGTIPAQLFNATSLHSIFLYSNNLSGSLPSSICNLPRLQNLDLSRNSLSGPLPDTLRNCRQLQRLSLARNRLTGEIPTGIWPNMENLVQLDISSNGFNGGIPSDLGELKSLSGTLNLSYNRFSGEIPMSLGKLPVTVSFDLRGNNLSGEIPQTGSFANQGPTAFVDNPGLCGFPLQKACKNLPESAPKSQLPPTGSDTRAKRGLKPGLIVLISAADAAGVALIGMIVVYLYWKRKDSDNCSCTGKGKLGGGDRLCSCWRRLSGNSSELEESEKGGEGGGEGNLVAIDKGFTFELDELLRASAYVLGKSGLGIVYKVVLGNGIPVAVRRLGEGGGQRYKEFAAEIQAIGRVKHPNIVRLRAYYWASDEKLLICDFISNGNLGNALKGRSGQPSPSLTWSTRLRIAKGTAHGLAYLHDCSPRKFVHGDIKPSNILLDNDFNPYISDFGLNTLISIAGNDTSSSGGFIGSALPYTKPTLTERTHNYRAPEARLPGNRATQKWDVYSFGVVVLELLTGKSPEISSPTMTSSSTSLSDVSELVRWVRKGFEEENPLSDMVDPMLLQEVHAKKEVLAVFHVALACTETDPELRPRMKTVSENLERIGV; this comes from the exons atgaaaaacagccactttcttctcattctcttcATCATCATACTCGCAAACCCCACCTTCTCTCTTACCTCAGATGGCCTCTCTCTCCTCGCCCTCAAATCCGCCGTTGATTCCACCTCATCATCAGGCCCACAGTCACCCCCATTCTCTGACTGGAACGAGAACGACACCACGCCGTGCCGCTGGTCCGGCATCTCCTGCATGAACATCTCATCATCTCCCCGCGTCGTCGCCATCAGCATTCCCAGCCAGAACGTCTCCGGCTACATCCCCTCCGAACTCGGTTCCCTCGTTTTCCTTCGCCGCATCAATCTCCATGGCAATCTCTTCCGTGGGACCATCCCCGCCCAACTCTTCAACGCCACCTCCCTCCACAGCATCTTCCTCTACAGCAACAACCTCTCCGGCTCTCTCCCGTCCTCCATCTGCAACCTCCCTCGCCTCCAGAATCTTGATTTATCCCGGAATTCACTCTCTGGCCCGCTCCCGGATACCCTCCGAAACTGCCGCCAACTTCAACGGCTCTCACTCGCGAGGAATCGGCTCACTGGCGAGATCCCTACCGGAATCTGGCCCAATATGGAGAATCTAGTCCAGCTCGACATTTCATCGAACGGTTTCAATGGAGGAATCCCGTCTGACCTTGGAGAGCTGAAATCGTTATCTGGGACACTCAATCTGTCCTACAACCGGTTCTCCGGTGAGATACCGATGTCGCTAGGGAAGTTGCCAGTGACTGTCAGCTTCGATCTCCGCGGCAACAATCTCAGCGGTGAGATCCCACAGACTGGCTCGTTCGCGAATCAGGGGCCCACTGCATTCGTCGACAATCCAGGGCTCTGCGGATTCCCCCTCCAGAAGGCCTGCAAGAATTTACCAGAAAGCGCGCCGAAGAGTCAGCTTCCGCCGACGGGATCTGACACACGGGCCAAAAGGGGCCTAAAACCGGGCTTGATTGTCCTGATTTCAGCAGCTGATGCTGCTGGAGTGGCGCTGATCGGGATGATTGTAGTCTATCTGTACTGGAAGCGGAAAGATTCGGATAACTGCAGCTGCACCGGGAAAGGGAAATTGGGGGGCGGTGATCGGCTCTGTTCTTGCTGGAGACGATTATCGGGGAATTCGTCGGAATTGGAAGAATCAGAGAAGGGTGGTGAAGGCGGCGGGGAAGGGAATTTGGTGGCGATCGACAAGGGATTCACGTTCGAATTAGATGAATTACTGCGGGCATCGGCGTATGTGCTCGGGAAGAGCGGGTTGGGGATCGTCTACAAGGTTGTGTTGGGGAATGGCATTCCGGTGGCGGTGAGGAGATTGGGGGAAGGCGGAGGGCAGAGGTATAAGGAATTCGCGGCGGAGATTCAGGCGATCGGGCGGGTCAAGCATCCGAACATTGTACGGTTGAGAGCTTACTACTGGGCCTCAGATGAGAAGCTGCTGATCTGCGATTTCATTTCCAATGGGAATTTGGGCAATGCTCTGAAAG GGCGATCTGGTCAACCGTCACCGAGTCTCACCTGGTCGACTCGGCTCAGAATCGCTAAGGGAACAGCCCATGGGCTTGCTTACCTCCACGATTGCAGCCCACGAAAATTCGTCCATGGTGACATCAAGCCATCAAACATCCTCCTCGATAACGACTTCAATCCTTACATCTCTGACTTTGGTCTCAACACCCTTATAAGCATTGCCGGCAATGACACTAGCTCGTCCGGTGGTTTCATTGGCTCCGCCCTTCCCTACACTAAGCCCACGCTAACCGAGCGGACTCACAATTACAGGGCCCCTGAGGCCCGCTTACCAGGCAACCGGGCCACTCAGAAGTGGGACGTATACTCATTCGGGGTGGTTGTGCTTGAACTATTGACTGGGAAATCTCCAGAGATCTCGTCTCCGACAATGACGTCGTCATCGACCTCATTGTCGGATGTTTCGGAGCTGGTGAGGTGGGTCAGGAAAGGTTTCGAGGAGGAGAATCCACTATCGGATATGGTGGACCCAATGCTGCTTCAAGAGGTCCATGCCAAGAAAGAGGTGCTTGCGGTATTCCATGTTGCACTTGCATGCACCGAGACGGATCCGGAGTTGCGGCCGAGGATGAAAACCGTATCGGAAAATCTAGAGAGGATCGGTGTGTGA